The Microbacterium paraoxydans genome includes a window with the following:
- the corA gene encoding magnesium/cobalt transporter CorA: MALIDNGVYVHGRRVETPKNLDETYRMLDAAGGIAWIGLYRPSPEEVASVAREFDLHPLAVEDALSGHQRSKVERYGDTLFAVLRPARYRDKEESIEFGELHLFIGPDFVVTIRHAESPNLAAVRRRMEANPELLAMGPEAVFYAILDEVVDEYEPVVAGLENDIDEIEDQLFGDSDDDALSRRIYELSREVINFQRAVHPLSGMLEWLRRGSEKYRIDEELQRSLRDVLDHTIRVNERVDSFRAILENALTVQSALVARRHSEAGLAQNDEIKKISSWAAIIFAPTLVGTVYGMNFDVMPELHWAFGYPMAIGAMAAFAVGLYGVFKYKRWL, from the coding sequence ATGGCGCTCATCGACAACGGCGTGTACGTCCACGGACGTCGCGTGGAGACCCCGAAGAACCTGGACGAGACCTACCGGATGCTGGATGCCGCCGGCGGGATCGCGTGGATCGGCCTGTACCGGCCGAGTCCCGAAGAGGTCGCTTCCGTCGCCCGCGAGTTCGACCTGCATCCGCTCGCCGTCGAGGACGCGCTCTCGGGGCATCAGCGCTCGAAGGTGGAGCGCTACGGCGACACCCTCTTCGCCGTGCTGCGCCCCGCCCGCTACCGCGACAAGGAGGAGTCGATCGAGTTCGGGGAGCTGCACCTGTTCATCGGCCCCGACTTCGTGGTGACGATCCGCCACGCGGAGTCGCCGAACCTCGCCGCGGTCCGCCGCCGGATGGAGGCGAACCCGGAGCTGCTCGCGATGGGACCGGAGGCGGTCTTCTACGCGATCCTCGACGAGGTCGTGGACGAGTACGAGCCCGTGGTGGCGGGCCTGGAGAACGACATCGACGAGATCGAGGACCAGCTCTTCGGCGACAGCGACGACGACGCCCTCTCCCGCCGCATCTACGAGCTCTCCCGCGAGGTCATCAACTTCCAGCGCGCGGTGCACCCGCTGAGCGGCATGCTGGAATGGCTGCGCCGCGGATCGGAGAAGTACCGCATCGACGAGGAGCTGCAGCGCTCCCTCCGCGACGTGCTCGACCACACGATCCGCGTGAACGAGCGGGTCGACTCGTTCCGCGCGATCCTCGAGAACGCCCTGACGGTGCAGTCGGCGCTGGTCGCCCGGCGGCACTCGGAGGCGGGGCTCGCCCAGAACGACGAGATCAAGAAGATCTCCTCGTGGGCGGCCATCATCTTCGCGCCCACGCTCGTCGGCACGGTCTACGGCATGAACTTCGACGTGATGCCCGAGCTGCACTGGGCGTTCGGGTATCCGATGGCGATCGGGGCGATGGCCGCGTTCGCGGTCGGGCTCTATGGGGTGTTCAAGTACAAGAGGTGGCTCTGA
- a CDS encoding SDR family NAD(P)-dependent oxidoreductase, whose protein sequence is MRIDLAGKTALVTGSTQGIGLAIATTLADAGARVAVNGRNPETVSSVVAALQEENPDRNLVPAPGDVTTEDGAARVLAATGDVDILVNNLGIFGATPALDISDDEWRRYFEVNVLAAVRLIRATLPGMTERGWGRVLDIASDSAVVIPAEMIHYGMSKTALLAVSRGFAKEAAGTGVTVNSVLAGPTHTGGVEDFVYSLVDPELPWEEAQREFMRVHRPQSLLQRLIEPEEIANMVAYLASPLASATTGAAVRVDGGYIDAIVP, encoded by the coding sequence ATGCGCATCGACCTCGCCGGGAAGACCGCCCTCGTCACGGGTTCCACCCAGGGCATCGGGCTCGCCATCGCCACGACCCTCGCCGACGCGGGCGCACGGGTCGCCGTCAACGGCCGGAACCCCGAGACCGTGTCGTCGGTCGTCGCCGCACTGCAGGAGGAGAATCCGGACCGGAACCTCGTCCCTGCTCCGGGCGACGTCACCACGGAAGACGGCGCCGCCCGCGTGCTCGCCGCCACCGGAGACGTCGACATCCTCGTCAACAACCTCGGCATCTTCGGGGCCACCCCCGCGCTCGACATCTCCGACGACGAGTGGCGCCGGTACTTCGAGGTGAACGTGCTCGCCGCCGTCCGGCTCATCCGCGCGACCCTGCCCGGCATGACGGAGCGCGGCTGGGGTCGGGTGCTCGACATCGCCAGCGACTCCGCGGTCGTGATCCCCGCAGAGATGATCCACTACGGGATGTCGAAGACCGCGCTGCTCGCCGTGTCCCGGGGCTTCGCGAAGGAGGCGGCCGGCACGGGGGTGACCGTGAACTCGGTGCTCGCGGGGCCGACCCACACCGGCGGCGTGGAGGACTTCGTGTACTCGCTCGTGGACCCGGAGCTGCCGTGGGAGGAGGCGCAGCGCGAGTTCATGCGCGTGCACCGCCCCCAGTCCCTGCTGCAGCGGCTCATCGAACCGGAGGAGATCGCGAACATGGTCGCGTACCTCGCGTCCCCTCTCGCCTCGGCGACGACGGGTGCCGCCGTCCGGGTCGATGGCGGCTACATCGACGCGATCGTCCCCTGA
- a CDS encoding type II toxin-antitoxin system RelE family toxin, giving the protein MTYDVQVLPVAVRAIRKLPPEARRRIQAVIELLSEDPRPPAARRLTGRPEWRVRTGDYRVLYRIEDGILTVVVVHAGHRREVYR; this is encoded by the coding sequence GTGACCTACGACGTCCAGGTCCTGCCTGTCGCCGTGCGGGCGATCCGCAAGCTCCCTCCCGAGGCGAGGCGACGTATCCAGGCCGTCATCGAGCTCCTCTCCGAAGACCCGCGGCCCCCCGCGGCACGCAGGCTCACCGGCCGACCGGAGTGGCGGGTGCGGACGGGTGACTACCGGGTGCTCTACCGGATCGAGGACGGGATCCTGACGGTCGTCGTCGTGCACGCCGGCCACCGTCGCGAGGTCTATCGCTAG
- a CDS encoding peptidase E, which produces MSHVVATGAGKAMMERRNDPTHEYILKLTGKERPRVLFVGTATGDDTAYIVSFYSTYDSDRCAPHHLPLFHRAVDDLAGFVKGFDVIHVGGGNTANMLDVWKRQCLDEIMREMWEDPSSNVVFTGGSAGGICWFEGGTTDSYGPTLQVLPEGLGFLHGSFCPHYDAEDQRRPLFHASLLSGELSTGYAVGNLQSLHFENGEFVTAVSPVENPLALKVEAVDGAIVETELPVEVLTGSAPIVKGPSS; this is translated from the coding sequence ATGTCGCACGTCGTCGCAACCGGGGCCGGCAAGGCCATGATGGAACGTCGGAACGATCCGACGCACGAGTACATCCTGAAGCTCACCGGCAAGGAGCGGCCCCGGGTCCTCTTCGTCGGCACCGCCACGGGCGACGACACCGCCTACATCGTGAGCTTCTACTCCACGTACGACTCCGACAGATGCGCGCCGCACCACCTGCCGCTGTTCCACCGCGCGGTCGACGACCTCGCCGGCTTCGTGAAGGGCTTCGACGTCATCCACGTCGGCGGCGGGAACACCGCCAACATGCTCGACGTGTGGAAGCGTCAGTGCCTCGACGAGATCATGCGCGAGATGTGGGAGGACCCCTCCTCGAACGTGGTGTTCACCGGCGGCAGCGCGGGCGGCATCTGCTGGTTCGAGGGCGGCACGACCGACAGCTACGGGCCCACGCTGCAGGTGCTCCCGGAGGGCCTGGGCTTCCTGCACGGCAGCTTCTGCCCGCACTACGACGCGGAGGACCAGCGCCGGCCCCTCTTCCACGCCTCGCTCCTCAGCGGTGAGCTGTCCACCGGCTATGCGGTGGGCAACCTCCAGTCGCTGCACTTCGAGAACGGCGAGTTCGTCACCGCGGTCAGCCCGGTCGAGAACCCGCTGGCGCTGAAGGTCGAGGCGGTCGACGGGGCGATCGTCGAGACCGAGCTGCCGGTGGAGGTCCTCACCGGATCGGCGCCGATCGTGAAGGGGCCGTCGTCGTGA
- a CDS encoding SGNH/GDSL hydrolase family protein — translation MPIAASASPATASDDLGRLAAALRDPAPLNWIITGDSITHGLVHTQGGRSYPEHLHELIRGELERVRDIVLNTAISGNRIVDILDDWERRVAGWQPDVVTLMVGTNDASDGGPRPVISPDDYAASLHDFVRRVRGLGAIPVLQTPPAIDVRNAPERARIADFAEAVRQVAAAEDVILVDQHAHFAELGNGGVPWGLMNDPFHPSAVGHAALALELARVLGIAPQGPRARTAALLEGLVGTARVFG, via the coding sequence GTGCCGATCGCCGCTTCCGCCTCCCCCGCCACCGCCTCCGACGACCTGGGCCGCCTCGCCGCCGCCCTCCGCGACCCCGCACCGTTGAACTGGATTATCACCGGCGACTCGATCACCCATGGCCTGGTGCACACCCAGGGCGGGCGCAGCTACCCGGAGCACCTCCACGAGCTGATCAGGGGCGAGCTCGAGCGCGTCCGCGACATCGTCCTCAACACCGCGATCAGCGGCAACCGGATCGTCGACATCCTCGACGACTGGGAGCGTCGGGTCGCCGGCTGGCAGCCGGACGTGGTCACCCTCATGGTCGGCACCAACGACGCCTCGGACGGCGGGCCGCGACCGGTCATCTCGCCGGACGACTACGCCGCCTCCCTCCACGACTTCGTGCGCCGGGTGCGCGGGCTCGGCGCCATCCCGGTGCTCCAGACGCCGCCCGCCATCGACGTCCGCAATGCGCCGGAGCGGGCGCGGATCGCCGACTTCGCCGAGGCGGTCCGCCAGGTCGCGGCCGCGGAGGACGTGATCCTCGTCGACCAGCACGCGCACTTCGCGGAGCTCGGGAACGGCGGCGTGCCGTGGGGCCTCATGAACGACCCGTTCCACCCCAGCGCGGTCGGCCACGCCGCTCTCGCCCTCGAGCTCGCCCGCGTCCTCGGCATCGCGCCGCAGGGTCCGCGCGCCCGCACGGCCGCCCTCCTCGAAGGCCTGGTCGGCACGGCCCGCGTCTTCGGCTGA
- a CDS encoding type II toxin-antitoxin system Phd/YefM family antitoxin, translating into MSEIAITEARARLASIIDEARDEPVYLTRRNLPVAAVVDASLLERLLEDAEELADIRAVDAAWDETARLDETPIPWEEVKRDLGLVP; encoded by the coding sequence ATGAGCGAGATCGCGATCACGGAAGCCCGGGCGCGGCTGGCGTCCATCATCGACGAGGCGCGTGACGAGCCCGTTTACCTCACCCGACGAAACCTCCCGGTGGCGGCTGTCGTCGATGCCAGCCTGCTGGAGCGACTCCTCGAAGATGCGGAGGAGCTGGCCGACATCCGCGCGGTCGATGCCGCCTGGGACGAGACCGCGCGACTCGACGAGACGCCGATCCCGTGGGAGGAGGTGAAGCGGGACCTCGGGCTCGTGCCGTGA
- a CDS encoding ECF transporter S component: protein MSGPTVPVSSRRVPTSALLVSAALGAVQALVFLAVVPITSVLAATSPPAYAVVAGVHTALPFLARVVTRVPGMATLAAFVTGVLTVAVSPIGLLGVVPLVLGGVVLDLALPFRRDAPVRPARVLLAGAVTGAVLFVVALPVFSPEHLVPPVLVATLLGRVVGELAVAGVVLAVRRLLRRAGVAR, encoded by the coding sequence GTGAGTGGTCCGACAGTCCCCGTGTCCTCCCGCCGCGTGCCGACCAGCGCCCTCCTCGTGAGCGCCGCGCTCGGCGCGGTCCAGGCCCTCGTCTTCCTGGCCGTCGTGCCGATCACGAGCGTGCTGGCCGCCACGTCCCCTCCCGCGTACGCGGTGGTCGCGGGCGTCCACACCGCGCTGCCGTTCCTCGCGCGCGTCGTCACCCGCGTGCCGGGGATGGCGACACTGGCTGCCTTCGTGACCGGCGTGCTGACGGTCGCGGTGTCGCCCATCGGGCTGCTCGGCGTCGTGCCGCTCGTCCTCGGCGGCGTGGTCCTCGACCTGGCGCTGCCGTTCCGGCGGGACGCCCCCGTCCGCCCGGCCCGGGTCCTGCTCGCCGGCGCCGTTACCGGTGCGGTGCTCTTCGTCGTCGCCCTCCCGGTGTTCTCGCCCGAGCACCTCGTTCCGCCGGTGCTCGTCGCCACGCTGTTGGGCCGGGTGGTGGGGGAGCTCGCGGTGGCGGGTGTCGTGCTCGCCGTCCGCCGACTGCTGCGGCGCGCTGGCGTCGCCCGCTGA
- a CDS encoding DUF305 domain-containing protein: MTNRTTAAAVLVLAGTLALAGCASTAPAGPADHSGMGHSTSDAPLAGANEADAMFASMMIVHHEQAVEMSDIVLAKDDVDPRVADLAERITAAQGPEIEKMQGWLDDWGAEAGDPAAMDHGDGMMSDDDLAALEAAAGPEASRLFLEQMIAHHEGAVAMAEAEVADGENADAVALAQDIVDAQTAEIAEMKEILATL; this comes from the coding sequence ATGACCAATCGAACCACTGCCGCCGCTGTCCTCGTCCTGGCGGGAACCCTCGCGCTCGCGGGATGCGCCTCGACGGCACCCGCGGGGCCGGCCGACCACTCCGGCATGGGGCACTCCACCTCGGACGCTCCGCTGGCCGGCGCGAACGAGGCCGATGCGATGTTCGCGTCCATGATGATCGTCCATCACGAGCAGGCCGTCGAGATGTCGGACATCGTGCTCGCGAAGGACGACGTCGACCCCCGGGTCGCCGACCTCGCGGAGCGGATCACGGCCGCTCAGGGTCCGGAGATCGAGAAGATGCAGGGCTGGCTCGACGACTGGGGTGCCGAGGCCGGTGACCCGGCCGCGATGGACCACGGCGACGGCATGATGAGCGACGACGACCTCGCCGCGCTCGAGGCCGCGGCGGGCCCGGAGGCGTCCCGGCTGTTCCTGGAGCAGATGATCGCGCACCACGAGGGCGCGGTCGCGATGGCCGAGGCGGAGGTGGCGGACGGCGAGAACGCCGACGCCGTCGCCCTCGCGCAGGACATCGTCGATGCGCAGACCGCCGAGATCGCGGAGATGAAGGAGATCCTCGCCACGCTCTGA
- a CDS encoding threonine/serine ThrE exporter family protein, with translation MTDVVDRSALRQFLLGLAQGMNASAESVDRIRDTIAEVATASGGDGADFVVLPTIIIVETGDAEEQRVAFRSATNASFRFDQIAALYDLIAQAKTGDVDPLDGIRRLNEIGAMRPRLGWFTRTLGHAILTTGLALLLAPTWQGALVAFVLGFGIGLLKLVRSPTLQLVMPIAAAFVCAAAVFLLAEVIEIGDPIRLLIAPLVTFLPGGVLTTATVELAAGQMISGASRLIYGFVQLALLAFGILAAGAVVGVSSDSYEALDASSSYLPWWVPLLGILVFALGNYLHFSSPPSTFGWVLLALVVAYLGQWAGTEFIDPAVGGFVGAVAVTPVVFWIAGLRHGAPSQLTFLPAFWLLVPGAAGLVGLTEAVATDNGLADFTAALVSVMSIALGVLIGTALYRVVHHGAEEFVQFAVAPPPAEDEEPAPTLWHRLSAPLRRLRRRDR, from the coding sequence ATGACCGACGTCGTCGACCGTTCGGCGCTGCGGCAGTTCCTGCTGGGGCTGGCCCAGGGGATGAACGCGTCGGCGGAGTCCGTCGACCGCATCCGGGACACGATCGCCGAGGTCGCCACGGCGTCGGGCGGAGACGGCGCCGACTTCGTCGTCCTGCCCACCATCATCATCGTGGAGACGGGGGACGCGGAGGAGCAGCGGGTCGCCTTCCGCTCGGCCACGAACGCCTCGTTCCGCTTCGATCAGATCGCCGCGCTGTACGACCTCATCGCGCAGGCGAAGACCGGCGACGTGGACCCGCTGGACGGCATCCGGCGGCTCAACGAGATCGGTGCGATGCGTCCGCGCCTCGGCTGGTTCACCCGGACGCTGGGCCATGCCATCCTCACGACCGGCCTGGCCCTCCTGCTCGCACCGACCTGGCAGGGCGCCCTCGTCGCCTTCGTGCTCGGATTCGGGATCGGCCTGCTCAAACTCGTGCGCTCTCCCACCCTGCAGCTCGTCATGCCCATCGCCGCGGCCTTCGTGTGCGCGGCTGCGGTGTTCCTGCTCGCGGAGGTCATCGAGATCGGCGACCCGATCCGCCTCCTGATCGCCCCGCTGGTCACCTTCCTCCCCGGTGGCGTGCTGACCACGGCGACGGTCGAGCTCGCGGCCGGGCAGATGATCTCCGGTGCATCCCGCCTCATCTACGGGTTCGTGCAGCTCGCGCTCCTCGCCTTCGGCATCCTCGCCGCCGGCGCCGTGGTGGGCGTCTCGAGCGATTCGTACGAGGCTCTCGACGCCTCCTCCTCGTACCTCCCCTGGTGGGTGCCGCTGCTCGGCATCCTCGTGTTCGCACTCGGCAACTACCTGCACTTCTCCTCCCCGCCGTCCACGTTCGGGTGGGTGCTGCTCGCCCTGGTCGTCGCGTACCTCGGCCAGTGGGCGGGAACCGAGTTCATCGACCCGGCGGTCGGCGGCTTCGTCGGCGCGGTCGCCGTCACGCCGGTCGTGTTCTGGATCGCCGGGCTGCGTCACGGAGCCCCGTCGCAGCTGACGTTCCTCCCGGCCTTCTGGCTGCTGGTGCCAGGCGCCGCCGGGCTGGTGGGGCTCACCGAGGCGGTCGCGACCGACAACGGCCTCGCCGACTTCACCGCGGCCCTGGTGTCGGTCATGTCGATCGCGCTCGGCGTGCTCATCGGCACGGCGCTCTATCGCGTCGTGCACCATGGCGCGGAGGAGTTCGTCCAGTTCGCCGTCGCCCCGCCTCCCGCCGAGGACGAGGAGCCCGCACCGACGCTGTGGCACCGCCTGTCTGCTCCGCTGCGCCGCTTGCGCCGCCGCGATCGCTAG
- a CDS encoding helix-turn-helix transcriptional regulator: MNAALDEGAPLTLLRGAAGSGKTTALVGWAFTSRDRVVWLTATPALATSAALAAALLRVLRSAGEAVGGRHPASDAGEGWPAVAQYLCDHEEPLVLVLDDAAALDRDAVFDLCRTVAGPPHVRLIVATNRPSPFDSDGIGLVIDTALISPEDLAFDTDEIRRALDVDEDTALAVREATEGFAAVIRAVALRGRVPDGTTIVEVATAAVDDYLRSRMEEGTFGAGVLEGLIRISITDTVDLPLAQALSSDPDIGAALDEAEAFGFGRWSTESGRRTFTIAAPARALLRRDLLERFPAEIRLLRRLAIEGALRRDAPFEGLRLAMEEDDLHLAAHVIMSGWSHLLDHDGRRVVALLGDLPLARLKQEPLVAMLLGICLNANRLRRVRGLQLLRMAISAANARRSALSPTERLFIWTAESAALRVVGMPERAGQVAARALALYTETSESQWEQYAIEMPLLCTHLGISLYYGGRREQALRLFAEAAALAASQGTGNAFHAVSLLSGIHALNGDLPEARHYVEIIRDGSWDPALLDGYRGTFYRVAEAMLAVEEGDLAAAKQHVRAFLPHRATSEHWTTMAAVEAWIALHDGEAAGGLERLESFARMRGREAGSTSARQALSRPRILLHLALGDVRAARGIKQRDAGTDRFGTLLERARIALIDGRAPDAVRLLAATRLEPTTSRERAEAAAVHSAALHRVSPAAAQAVTEALHAQLADRDLRTPLALLGAEDFAAVRADLAPVGDPPLPTRSALPSFAARPKLSSREQVVLHALTTGAPLPEIAAELRISPNTLKTQLRSIYRKLDVANRTEALEQAARHGLLPG; the protein is encoded by the coding sequence GTGAACGCCGCGCTGGACGAGGGAGCTCCGCTCACACTGCTGCGCGGAGCCGCGGGCTCCGGGAAGACCACCGCCCTCGTGGGCTGGGCCTTCACCTCCCGCGACCGCGTCGTGTGGCTCACGGCCACGCCCGCGCTCGCGACGAGCGCGGCCCTCGCCGCCGCCCTGCTGCGGGTGCTGCGCAGCGCGGGCGAGGCCGTCGGCGGCCGTCATCCCGCCTCGGACGCCGGGGAGGGATGGCCAGCCGTCGCCCAGTACCTGTGCGATCACGAGGAGCCTCTCGTCCTCGTGCTCGACGACGCCGCCGCGCTCGACCGGGATGCGGTCTTCGACCTGTGCCGCACGGTCGCCGGCCCCCCGCACGTCCGCCTGATCGTCGCCACGAACCGCCCCAGCCCCTTCGACAGCGACGGCATCGGCCTCGTGATCGACACCGCGCTGATCTCTCCGGAGGACCTCGCTTTCGACACGGACGAGATCCGCCGCGCGCTCGACGTCGATGAGGACACCGCCCTCGCCGTGCGGGAGGCGACCGAGGGGTTCGCGGCGGTCATCCGCGCCGTCGCCCTCCGCGGCCGTGTCCCCGACGGCACGACGATCGTGGAGGTCGCGACCGCGGCGGTCGACGACTACCTCCGCAGCCGCATGGAGGAGGGCACGTTCGGCGCCGGCGTCCTCGAGGGCCTGATCCGGATCAGCATCACGGACACGGTCGATCTGCCGTTGGCGCAGGCTCTCAGCAGTGATCCGGACATCGGCGCCGCCCTCGACGAGGCCGAGGCGTTCGGCTTCGGGCGGTGGTCCACGGAATCCGGGCGCCGGACCTTCACGATCGCCGCGCCGGCTCGCGCCCTTCTGCGCCGCGACCTCCTGGAGCGCTTCCCGGCCGAGATCCGCCTGCTCCGACGCCTCGCGATCGAGGGTGCGCTGCGGCGCGACGCCCCCTTCGAGGGGCTCCGCCTGGCGATGGAGGAGGACGACCTCCACCTCGCCGCCCACGTCATCATGTCGGGCTGGAGCCACCTTCTGGATCACGACGGTCGCCGGGTCGTGGCGCTGCTGGGCGACCTGCCCCTCGCTCGGCTCAAGCAGGAGCCGCTGGTGGCGATGCTGCTGGGCATCTGCCTCAACGCCAACCGACTCCGACGGGTGCGCGGCCTGCAGCTGCTGCGGATGGCGATCTCCGCCGCGAACGCCCGGCGGAGCGCCCTCTCGCCGACGGAGCGCCTGTTCATCTGGACCGCGGAGAGCGCGGCGCTGCGGGTGGTCGGGATGCCCGAGCGGGCCGGGCAGGTCGCGGCCCGCGCGCTCGCGCTGTACACGGAGACCTCGGAGTCGCAGTGGGAGCAGTACGCGATCGAGATGCCGCTGCTCTGCACGCACCTCGGGATCTCGCTGTACTACGGCGGTCGCCGGGAGCAGGCCCTCCGCCTCTTCGCCGAGGCCGCCGCCCTCGCCGCGTCCCAGGGCACGGGAAACGCCTTCCACGCCGTGAGCCTGCTCAGCGGGATCCACGCCCTCAACGGCGACCTCCCGGAGGCGCGGCACTACGTCGAGATCATCCGGGACGGCTCGTGGGACCCCGCGCTGCTGGACGGGTACCGCGGCACGTTCTACCGCGTCGCGGAGGCGATGCTCGCGGTCGAGGAGGGCGACCTCGCTGCGGCCAAGCAGCACGTGCGCGCCTTCCTGCCGCACCGGGCGACGAGCGAGCACTGGACGACGATGGCGGCGGTAGAGGCGTGGATCGCGCTGCACGACGGCGAGGCCGCCGGCGGACTGGAGCGGCTGGAGTCGTTCGCCCGGATGCGCGGGCGCGAGGCCGGGTCGACGTCGGCGCGCCAGGCGCTGAGCCGCCCCCGGATCCTGCTGCACCTGGCGCTCGGCGATGTCCGTGCCGCGCGCGGCATCAAGCAGCGCGACGCCGGGACCGACCGCTTCGGCACCCTCCTGGAACGGGCCAGGATCGCCCTGATCGACGGTCGCGCTCCGGATGCGGTGCGGCTGCTCGCCGCGACGCGCCTCGAGCCGACGACCTCCCGCGAGCGCGCGGAGGCCGCCGCGGTGCACAGTGCGGCGCTCCACCGCGTCAGTCCCGCCGCTGCGCAGGCCGTGACCGAGGCGCTGCACGCTCAGCTCGCCGACCGGGACCTGCGCACTCCGCTGGCCCTGCTCGGTGCCGAGGACTTCGCCGCCGTCCGGGCCGACCTCGCTCCGGTCGGCGACCCGCCGCTGCCCACCCGCTCGGCGTTGCCGTCGTTCGCGGCGCGCCCGAAGCTCTCCTCGCGGGAGCAGGTGGTGCTGCACGCACTCACCACGGGGGCGCCGCTGCCCGAGATCGCCGCGGAGCTGCGGATCTCGCCGAACACCCTGAAGACGCAGCTCCGCAGCATCTACCGCAAGCTCGACGTGGCCAACCGCACGGAGGCGCTCGAACAGGCCGCCCGGCACGGACTCCTCCCGGGATGA
- a CDS encoding anaerobic C4-dicarboxylate transporter family protein — protein MNDSVWILVAELIVVVLAIFMGTRTSGIGLGVWGLVGVAVLVFVFGEAPGNAPVDAVFIVITVITAASTMQAAGGIDWMVSVAAKVIRKRPKSVVFLAPAMSFLFTVGAGTGNIFYPLLPVIYDVSYQQKIRPERALSVSAVASQVGILCSPVSAATASMVVLLAPQGVDLGGLLLIMWPASIAGLLVAALVMMRHGKDLEDDPEYQKRLAEGQIKPPVVDAHENKLPATAVLSASLFLAGVAVIVFFGLFENLRPVIGTDDDGDPLRLSVTVIIEVVMGIIAALIFVFCKVKAADVPKQSTFPAGIVGAIALFGIAWLANTFVAANQTLIVDGLGSVVSGSSAFLGALLFALALFAVAMLTTSQSSATNAIVPIGITIGLPASLLVGLWPAAMGIYTLPANGSQVATVAFDQTGTTKMGKFVLDHSFQLPNLVYVGTAIVVGVALSFLFW, from the coding sequence GTGAACGACAGCGTCTGGATCCTCGTCGCCGAGCTCATCGTCGTCGTCCTGGCGATCTTCATGGGCACCCGCACGAGCGGGATCGGCCTGGGCGTGTGGGGCCTCGTCGGCGTCGCGGTGCTCGTGTTCGTGTTCGGGGAAGCCCCCGGCAACGCCCCGGTCGACGCCGTGTTCATCGTCATCACGGTCATCACCGCGGCCTCGACCATGCAGGCCGCTGGCGGTATCGACTGGATGGTGTCGGTGGCCGCCAAGGTCATCCGCAAACGCCCGAAGTCCGTCGTCTTCCTCGCGCCGGCGATGTCGTTCCTCTTCACGGTCGGCGCGGGCACCGGCAACATCTTCTATCCGCTGCTGCCGGTGATCTACGACGTCTCGTACCAGCAGAAGATCCGGCCGGAGCGGGCACTGTCGGTCTCGGCCGTCGCCTCGCAGGTCGGCATCCTGTGCTCTCCGGTCTCCGCGGCCACCGCATCGATGGTCGTGCTGCTCGCACCGCAGGGCGTCGATCTCGGCGGCCTGCTCCTCATCATGTGGCCGGCCTCGATCGCCGGCCTGCTCGTCGCCGCGCTGGTCATGATGCGCCACGGCAAGGACCTCGAGGACGACCCGGAGTACCAGAAGCGCCTGGCGGAGGGACAGATCAAGCCGCCCGTGGTCGACGCGCACGAGAACAAGCTCCCGGCGACCGCCGTGCTCTCGGCCTCGCTGTTCCTCGCCGGCGTCGCGGTGATCGTCTTCTTCGGCCTGTTCGAGAACCTCCGTCCGGTCATCGGCACCGACGACGACGGCGATCCGCTGCGCCTGAGCGTCACCGTGATCATCGAGGTCGTCATGGGCATCATCGCCGCACTGATCTTCGTGTTCTGCAAGGTGAAGGCCGCCGACGTGCCGAAGCAGTCCACCTTCCCCGCGGGCATCGTCGGCGCCATCGCCCTGTTCGGCATCGCCTGGCTCGCGAACACGTTCGTCGCCGCGAACCAGACCCTCATCGTCGACGGACTCGGCTCTGTGGTCTCCGGATCCTCCGCCTTCCTCGGAGCGCTGCTGTTCGCGCTGGCGCTGTTCGCGGTCGCCATGCTCACGACCAGCCAATCGAGCGCCACGAACGCGATCGTCCCGATCGGCATCACGATCGGGCTGCCCGCCTCGCTGCTGGTGGGGCTGTGGCCGGCGGCGATGGGCATCTACACGCTGCCCGCCAACGGCAGCCAGGTGGCCACGGTCGCGTTCGACCAGACCGGGACGACGAAGATGGGCAAGTTCGTCCTGGACCACTCGTTCCAGCTGCCGAACCTCGTCTACGTCGGCACGGCCATCGTCGTCGGGGTGGCGCTGTCGTTCCTGTTCTGGTGA
- a CDS encoding DUF6153 family protein, protein MVGRRVLQGALLAVLLVGGVLLGLLGMHALDTHGTPGAHAVAGHAAPAHPAASAAHEAGGADEAVVPDDPAHDGGAACVLALLGGLLLLLRPSRALLTGPLLRALRSLVDAAAAPLRPPSLHVLCISRT, encoded by the coding sequence ATGGTCGGTCGTCGCGTGCTCCAGGGGGCGCTGCTCGCCGTCCTCCTCGTGGGCGGCGTCCTCCTCGGCCTCCTCGGCATGCACGCCCTCGACACCCACGGCACCCCGGGGGCGCATGCCGTCGCGGGGCACGCGGCCCCCGCGCACCCTGCGGCGTCGGCAGCGCATGAGGCGGGCGGAGCGGATGAGGCCGTCGTCCCGGATGACCCTGCGCACGACGGCGGGGCGGCCTGCGTCCTCGCCCTGCTCGGCGGACTCCTCCTGCTGCTGCGCCCCTCTCGCGCTCTCCTGACCGGACCTCTGCTCCGCGCTCTCCGCTCGCTCGTGGACGCGGCCGCCGCCCCGCTTCGTCCTCCCTCACTCCACGTCCTCTGCATCAGTCGGACCTGA